The following are from one region of the Amia ocellicauda isolate fAmiCal2 chromosome 1, fAmiCal2.hap1, whole genome shotgun sequence genome:
- the ankk1 gene encoding ankyrin repeat and protein kinase domain-containing protein 1 produces the protein MDSLEIQPSDKLKYFKKDDFETDWIKVANGEFCQVFKVKVKLWRATLAMKCFSDTFSDTSFYRNMMKEVSKMEKIKFTYIVSIYGFCNDPPAIVMEYMSNGSLDNLLTSHVLMWPKKFQMIHEVSMGMNFLHSMQPPLLHLNLKPANILLDDHLHIKISDFDFVKWEESSNMMEFIEQSTGRGNINYIPPEMFTEKSKLPGTKYDVYSFAIVMWEILTQKKPYPGANMMAVIMKVTSGKRPCLEMIPEQRPVECDQMMALMQRCWSPDARQRPGFLDIVRETEILGEILRIPDLSRGCDKKTKSNQLTFSKVFSSLMGMTHTKMNPGVNDTEGEYSDKGVIGLLSSRDFTTFKESLNKQHVYMRFEKGNSILHYAVATGDVDTVKHVLNFGAAVDSYSGNGYTPLIIAVLYKFLDICSLLIAHEADVNLSDEDGWTPLHFAAQNAEDRIARLLLDNSAKVNASEKDGWTPLHLASQNDHENMVRILLSRQAAIEQQEKEGRTALHIASVYGHVNIVKLLIGHGADANKTENGQCTPLHMAAKDGHFRVVRLLIKSGADVHSLDNNQFTALHLAALKGHNGICRQLLGQRADPDLKTSQQWTALHLAALKGHQATVLLLEENHAVVNSRGKNGQTPLHLACRYGQEEVVSALLTVGVDPNIAEDSGWTPLHMACQCGSFPSVLQLIAHRADVNAQHKCDWTPLHFAAYNGNVPIVKALLMNGAEQDARDASGFTPLHLALSNNKQEVAQLLSCQDT, from the exons GAACATGATGAAGGAGGTTTCCAAAATGGAGAAAATTAAGTTCACCTACATTGTTTCCATCTATGGGTTCTGCAATGATCCACCTGCTATAGTCATGGAATACATGAGCAATGGCTCTTTGGACAATCTGCTCACTAGCCATGTGTTAATGTGGCCCAAGAAGTTTCAAATGATTCATGAAGTGAGTATGGGGATGAACTTTCTCCACAGCATGCAGCCACCCTTGCTCCACCTCAACCTCAAGCCAGCAAACATCCTTTTGGATGATCATCTGCACATCAAG aTCTCAGATTTTGACTTTGTCAAATGGGAGGAGTCTTCAAACATGATGGAGTTTATAGAACAATCCACAGGTAGAGGAAACATCAACTACATCCCTCCTGAAATGTTCACAGAAAAAAGCAAACTACCAGGGACCAAATACGATGTTTACAG TTTTGCTATTGTAATGTGGGAGATACTAACTCAGAAAAAACCATATCCAG GAGCCAATATGATGGCCGTAATAATGAAGGTCACGTCTGGCAAGAGGCCCTGTCTGGAAATGATTCCCGAGCAGAGGCCAGTGGAGTGTGACCAGATGATGGCCTTAATGCAGAGGTGCTGGAGTCCGGATGCGAGACAAAGACCGGGCTTTTTAG ATATTGTCAGAGAGACAGAAATCCTCGGGGAGATCCTGAGAATACCTGACCTGTCTCGTGGGTGTGACAAAAAAACGAAATCAAACCAACTCACATTCTCCAAAGTGTTCAGCAGCCTCATGGGA ATGACACATACGAAGATGAACCCTGGCGTGAATGACACAG AAGGAGAATATTCTGATAAGGGTGTAATTGGGCTCCTGTCAAGCAGAGACTTCACTACATTTAAGGAGAGCCTAAACAAGCAACATGTTTATATGCGGTTTGAAAAAGGCAACTCCATACTCCACTATGCTGTTGCCACAGGAGACGTGGATACCGTGAAACACGTTCTGAATTTTGGAGCTGCAGTGGATTCCTACAGTGGCAATGGCTACACGCCTTTGATCATTGCCGTACTCTATAAATTTCTAGACATCTGCTCCTTGCTTATCGCGCATGAGGCAGATGTGAACTTGTCTGATGAGGACGGTTGGACCCCTCTCCACTTTGCTGCTCAAAATGCTGAGGACAGAATTGCTCGTCTGCTTCTCGACAATTCCGCAAAGGTCAACGCGAGTGAGAAAGATGGGTGGACACCTCTCCATCTGGCATCACAGAATGACCACGAAAACATGGTCCGCATCCTGCTGTCACGTCAAGCTGCTATCGAGCAACAGGAGAAAGAGGGTCGGACAGCGCTGCACATCGCGTCCGTTTATGGCCATGTTAACATAGTCAAGCTGTTGATTGGACACGGGGCGGACGCCAACAAAACAGAGAATGGACAGTGCACGCCGCTGCACATGGCTGCCAAAGACGGGCACTTCCGAGTCGTAAGGCTCTTGATAAAGAGTGGGGCAGATGTACACAGCCTGGATAATAACCAATTCACTGCTTTGCACTTGGCCGCATTGAAGGGGCACAACGGGATATGCAGACAGTTACTTGGGCAAAGGGCAGATCCAGACTTGAAAACTTCCCAACAATGGACAGCCCTGCACCTAGCTGCTCTAAAAGGCCACCAGGCCACAGTGCTTCTCTTGGAAGAGAACCATGCTGTGGTCAACTCAAGGGGAAAAAATGGGCAGACCCCGCTCCACTTGGCATGCCGCTATGGCCAGGAGGAGGTGGTCTCCGCACTGCTGACAGTAGGAGTGGACCCAAACATCGCTGAGGATTCTGGGTGGACGCCCCTCCACATGGCCTGCCAATGTGGGAGTTTCCCCAGCGTGCTCCAGCTGATCGCTCATCGTGCAGATGTCAACGCCCAGCACAAATGCGACTGGACTCCTCTGCACTTTGCCGCCTACAATGGCAACGTGCCGATTGTCAAAGCACTGCTAATGAATGGTGCTGAGCAGGATGCCAGGGATGCCTCGGGCTTCACCCCTCTGCATCTAGCTCTGAGCAACAATAAACAGGAAGTTGCACAGCTGCTTAGTTGCCAGGACACCTGA